One genomic window of Xanthobacter dioxanivorans includes the following:
- a CDS encoding carboxymuconolactone decarboxylase family protein has product MKSLLSEQGTKARRDVLGADWVDRNLENTTEFDCAWQMYVTNINWAGTWSRNIIPQQQLSLINLAMLAASGQMHEFEHHFRNALVRTKVPLTQLRELLLHVAQYCGIPTGTDMFRIARRVLAEEGIDLSTLQPLDTSYLYTLDTEASS; this is encoded by the coding sequence ATGAAGTCGCTGTTGTCGGAGCAGGGAACGAAGGCCCGCCGCGATGTTCTCGGTGCAGACTGGGTCGATCGCAACCTGGAGAACACGACCGAGTTCGATTGCGCCTGGCAGATGTACGTCACCAACATCAACTGGGCCGGGACCTGGTCGCGCAACATCATCCCGCAGCAGCAGCTCAGTCTCATCAATCTCGCCATGCTGGCGGCCTCGGGCCAGATGCACGAGTTCGAGCACCACTTCCGCAATGCGCTGGTGCGCACCAAGGTGCCGCTGACGCAGCTGCGCGAGCTGCTGCTGCACGTGGCCCAGTATTGCGGCATTCCCACCGGGACCGACATGTTCCGCATCGCCCGGCGGGTGCTGGCGGAGGAGGGAATAGACCTCTCCACGCTCCAGCCGCTCGATACTTCCTATCTCTACACGCTGGATACTGAGGCTTCCTCCTGA
- a CDS encoding thiamine pyrophosphate-binding protein encodes MAELNLAELKGADIIVDHLIAEKVPYLFGLCGHGIVGLMEAARTRSDRIATVTVHNEQIAGFAADAYFRLTRRPGATFTSCGPGSVNIQMAIANAMFDSSAVLAITGNIPTQQFNMGPFQEFGHHHQADFVSAMRPYVKRSYQATRPDMLPSMMRHAFGTMLAGRPGPVHLDVPFNVFLETAPCSVVDVQSWRAGVDTRPAPSPEALDRALDLLAASERPLILAGHGSLGGCAGEELAALARELQIPVATTPQGKGVLPDDDTLHLGPTGRDGVYPANRAAREADVVLALGTRFGDRGTSSWHPGVTHDFPPARLIHVDCDPAVLGRNYPTALGVVADAALFCRLLRERARARPLGPSAARPAWLARTQAWKARWTADVRGQAASEDRAPMHPARVVAEIAAAVPDHTVLLSDIGAHHSWCVQQMPMRRNGRFLQSGGGATMGFGVGGAIGAQFAMPDRPVVAVVGDGGMLMHASAIATAVEYELPVVWVVWNNGGYVSIRDLQRGFLGTDAEFLTRFRNARTGDLVSTDFAALARAMGARGVRAQSPADLGAAMAEALRAGGPTVIDAAVSADAARMTAGSWNMPPIAGPMPNYDPDPVGA; translated from the coding sequence ATGGCTGAGCTGAACCTGGCTGAGCTGAAGGGTGCGGACATCATCGTCGATCACCTGATCGCGGAGAAGGTGCCCTACCTCTTCGGCCTGTGCGGCCACGGCATCGTCGGCCTGATGGAGGCGGCCCGGACGCGATCCGACCGCATCGCCACCGTCACGGTGCACAACGAGCAGATCGCGGGCTTCGCCGCCGACGCCTATTTCCGGCTCACCCGGCGGCCGGGCGCCACCTTCACCTCGTGCGGGCCGGGCTCGGTCAACATCCAGATGGCGATCGCCAACGCCATGTTTGATTCCTCGGCGGTGCTCGCCATCACCGGCAACATCCCAACCCAGCAATTCAACATGGGGCCGTTCCAGGAATTCGGGCACCACCATCAGGCGGATTTCGTCTCCGCCATGCGCCCCTACGTGAAGCGCAGCTACCAGGCGACGCGCCCCGACATGCTGCCGTCGATGATGCGCCATGCCTTCGGCACCATGCTGGCCGGCCGGCCAGGGCCGGTCCATCTCGACGTGCCGTTCAATGTGTTCCTCGAGACCGCGCCCTGCTCCGTCGTCGACGTGCAGTCTTGGCGCGCCGGCGTGGACACTCGTCCCGCGCCCTCGCCCGAGGCACTGGACCGCGCGCTCGATCTCCTCGCGGCGAGCGAGCGACCCCTGATCCTCGCCGGCCACGGCAGCCTCGGGGGCTGCGCCGGGGAGGAACTCGCGGCCCTGGCGCGCGAGCTGCAAATTCCGGTGGCGACCACGCCGCAGGGCAAGGGCGTGCTCCCGGACGACGACACGCTCCATCTGGGCCCGACCGGGCGCGACGGCGTCTATCCGGCCAACCGCGCCGCCCGCGAGGCGGACGTGGTGCTGGCGCTGGGCACCCGCTTCGGCGATCGCGGCACCAGCAGCTGGCACCCCGGGGTGACCCACGACTTTCCGCCGGCGCGGCTTATCCACGTGGATTGCGATCCCGCCGTGCTGGGCCGCAACTATCCCACCGCCCTCGGCGTGGTGGCGGACGCGGCGCTGTTCTGCCGGCTGCTGCGTGAACGCGCGCGGGCGCGTCCCCTCGGCCCCTCGGCCGCGCGGCCGGCATGGCTCGCCCGCACGCAGGCATGGAAGGCGCGCTGGACCGCCGACGTCCGGGGACAGGCCGCGAGCGAGGATCGCGCGCCGATGCATCCCGCTCGGGTGGTGGCGGAGATCGCCGCGGCGGTGCCGGACCATACGGTCCTCCTCTCCGACATCGGCGCGCACCACAGCTGGTGCGTCCAGCAGATGCCCATGCGGCGGAACGGGCGCTTCCTCCAGTCGGGCGGCGGGGCGACCATGGGGTTCGGCGTGGGCGGCGCCATCGGGGCGCAGTTCGCCATGCCGGACCGCCCGGTGGTGGCGGTGGTCGGCGATGGCGGCATGCTCATGCATGCGAGCGCCATCGCCACAGCGGTGGAATACGAGCTGCCGGTGGTCTGGGTGGTCTGGAACAATGGCGGCTACGTCTCCATCCGCGACCTGCAGCGGGGCTTCCTCGGCACCGACGCCGAGTTCCTCACCCGGTTTCGCAACGCCCGGACGGGCGACCTCGTCAGCACGGACTTCGCGGCCCTGGCGCGGGCCATGGGCGCGCGCGGCGTGCGGGCGCAATCGCCCGCCGACCTCGGCGCGGCCATGGCCGAGGCCCTGCGTGCGGGCGGCCCCACCGTGATCGACGCGGCCGTCTCCGCCGACGCGGCGCGCATGACCGCCGGCAGCTGGAACATGCCGCCCATTGCCGGTCCCATGCCGAACTACGATCCCGATCCGGTCGGAGCCTGA
- a CDS encoding acyl-CoA dehydrogenase family protein, with product MSPNLSDEQKQMILTVRELVQSEFKPNAQKYMDGTFPWENIRKLAEIGVLGMSVPEEYGGLGLSVFDSALVLEEIAKGCYVTAMATLGEAGVQTRVIAHYAPAPIRERILPRVVAGECILAICMTEPHAGTDVASYRTNARVLGDRVVLNGVKTLISRAPEAGMFVVFTRIDGNPGREGIGCVLVEPGTPGFEVTGTYHTMGGENLHEVQFNDCELPIENLVIREDGFRKLLSAFNTQRCLNPSISLGLAEGAFEEARRYVHGRTVFGKAVGDFQGIRWKLADMYREIEAARSLLYRACASADPFPDPFLSAVAKITCNEMSIRVTSEAIQLHGGVGFTDEYAVSRFYRGARYGTLGGGTSETLRDLIGKRIMEATAFGDDILNYSAPGPRVSRPAETAGFAISAE from the coding sequence ATGTCTCCGAACCTCAGCGATGAACAAAAGCAGATGATCCTCACGGTGAGGGAGCTCGTTCAGTCCGAATTCAAGCCGAACGCCCAGAAGTACATGGACGGAACCTTTCCCTGGGAGAATATCCGCAAGCTGGCGGAGATCGGCGTGCTCGGCATGTCCGTGCCGGAGGAATACGGCGGGCTCGGCCTGTCGGTGTTCGACAGCGCCCTGGTGCTCGAGGAAATTGCCAAGGGCTGCTACGTCACCGCCATGGCCACCTTGGGCGAGGCCGGCGTCCAGACCCGTGTCATCGCCCACTATGCCCCCGCGCCCATCCGCGAGCGCATCCTCCCCCGTGTGGTGGCCGGCGAGTGCATCCTCGCCATCTGCATGACCGAGCCCCACGCGGGCACCGACGTCGCGAGCTATCGCACCAATGCCCGCGTGCTCGGCGACCGTGTGGTGCTCAACGGCGTGAAGACTCTCATCAGCCGGGCGCCGGAAGCCGGCATGTTCGTGGTGTTCACCCGCATTGACGGAAATCCGGGCCGCGAGGGCATCGGCTGCGTGCTCGTGGAGCCGGGCACGCCCGGTTTCGAGGTGACGGGGACCTACCACACGATGGGCGGCGAGAACCTCCACGAGGTGCAGTTCAACGACTGCGAGCTGCCGATCGAGAACCTCGTCATCCGCGAGGACGGCTTCAGGAAGCTGCTGTCGGCCTTCAACACGCAGCGCTGCCTCAACCCCAGCATCTCGCTCGGGCTGGCCGAGGGCGCCTTCGAGGAAGCGCGCCGCTACGTGCACGGCCGCACGGTGTTCGGCAAGGCGGTGGGCGACTTCCAGGGCATCCGCTGGAAGCTCGCGGACATGTACCGGGAGATCGAGGCGGCACGGTCGCTGCTCTATCGGGCCTGCGCCAGCGCCGATCCCTTCCCCGATCCCTTCCTCTCGGCGGTCGCCAAGATCACCTGCAACGAGATGTCAATCCGCGTCACCAGCGAGGCGATCCAGCTGCATGGCGGCGTCGGCTTCACCGACGAGTATGCGGTCTCCCGCTTCTACCGCGGCGCGCGCTACGGCACGCTCGGCGGCGGCACCTCGGAGACCCTGCGCGACCTGATCGGCAAGCGGATCATGGAGGCCACCGCGTTCGGCGACGACATCCTCAACTATTCCGCGCCCGGGCCCCGGGTTTCCCGCCCGGCCGAGACGGCCGGCTTCGCCATTTCGGCGGAGTGA
- a CDS encoding ATP-grasp domain-containing protein yields MLLIECDGKALFEAAGIPVPEGVVVTDGTVPPLPGDGPWLVKAQVPAGGRGKAGGVVFCATPHAVEQALARLLGRPLLGHVVRACLVERAARGSEAYLSLMADPAEGAVRLSFSDRGGVDVEATAREGGAFLTEVCAATPEAVDAAIERLAAGLAPQGAAGLRAVAPALARLFFTHELLLAEINPLFLDADGPCAGDAKVVADVNALARQPQIRGIVDARPAIYQDVWRKLHEGFDFIDLDPDGTIGLVTTGAGLSMMLIDELTARGGRPLNFCDLRTGQMRGRPDRLVRVLDWLAAKPGLKVLFVNIFVGITDLAEFARLLTEALAQFSRPDIPVVARLVGSGEAGARAHLAAIRPDLVTYADLDQALQHVIAVSRS; encoded by the coding sequence ATGTTGTTGATCGAATGCGACGGCAAGGCCCTGTTCGAGGCGGCCGGCATTCCCGTGCCAGAGGGCGTCGTCGTCACGGACGGCACGGTTCCACCCCTGCCGGGCGACGGTCCCTGGCTCGTGAAGGCCCAGGTTCCGGCAGGCGGGCGGGGCAAGGCGGGCGGCGTCGTCTTCTGCGCCACGCCGCACGCGGTGGAGCAGGCGCTCGCGCGGCTGCTCGGCCGCCCGCTGCTCGGACATGTGGTGCGGGCCTGCCTGGTGGAGCGCGCCGCGCGCGGGAGCGAGGCCTATCTGTCCCTGATGGCCGATCCGGCGGAAGGCGCCGTGCGGCTCTCCTTCAGCGACCGCGGCGGCGTGGACGTGGAGGCCACGGCGCGGGAGGGCGGCGCTTTTCTCACCGAGGTCTGCGCCGCGACTCCCGAAGCGGTCGACGCCGCCATCGAACGGCTCGCCGCCGGCCTTGCCCCGCAGGGCGCGGCGGGCCTGCGCGCCGTCGCCCCAGCCCTCGCGCGCCTCTTCTTCACCCATGAGCTGCTGCTGGCGGAGATCAACCCGCTGTTCCTCGATGCGGACGGCCCTTGCGCCGGCGACGCGAAGGTGGTCGCGGACGTGAATGCGCTCGCCCGCCAGCCGCAGATCCGCGGCATCGTCGACGCGCGGCCCGCCATCTACCAGGACGTCTGGCGCAAGCTGCATGAAGGCTTCGATTTCATCGACCTCGACCCGGACGGCACCATCGGGCTCGTCACCACGGGGGCGGGGCTGTCCATGATGCTGATCGACGAACTGACGGCGCGGGGCGGCCGGCCGCTGAACTTCTGCGACCTGCGCACCGGCCAGATGCGCGGCCGCCCCGACCGGCTGGTCCGGGTCCTCGACTGGCTCGCGGCGAAGCCCGGGCTCAAGGTGCTGTTCGTCAACATCTTCGTGGGGATCACCGACCTCGCCGAGTTCGCGCGACTGCTCACCGAGGCGCTGGCGCAGTTCTCGCGGCCCGACATTCCGGTCGTCGCCCGCCTCGTCGGCTCCGGCGAGGCCGGCGCCCGCGCGCACCTGGCGGCGATCCGTCCCGACCTCGTCACCTACGCCGATCTCGACCAGGCCCTCCAGCACGTCATCGCGGTCTCCCGTTCATGA
- a CDS encoding succinate--CoA ligase subunit alpha yields MISDLFAIDRDTPVIIQGVTGRMGRRHAALMRAYGTRIVGGTSARAGGIEDMPVFGDCRAAVAATGAQASVVMVPPEDVLAAAVEAIAAGIRVVVTIAEGVPVHDALKLKAIAAAAGAVWIGPSTPGMALPGVVKLGFLPDIALRPGDWALLTKSGTLSYEVGYRLAARGLGQSIWIGVGGDVVKGVRFADLVEPLAQHASSRGILLVGEVGGTEEEEFADALIRHRFQKPVLTLLAGRESKQGVAMGHAGALTFGETGTLRSKRERLEAAGAEVFFSLDALVARAAALSPSSNHDQSKEHAHG; encoded by the coding sequence ATGATCTCCGATCTCTTCGCCATCGACCGGGACACCCCGGTCATCATCCAGGGCGTGACCGGCCGCATGGGGCGCCGCCACGCCGCGCTCATGCGTGCCTACGGAACGCGCATCGTCGGGGGAACCTCCGCCCGCGCGGGCGGCATCGAGGATATGCCGGTGTTCGGCGATTGCCGCGCGGCGGTGGCCGCCACGGGAGCGCAGGCCTCGGTGGTCATGGTGCCGCCCGAGGACGTGCTGGCGGCGGCGGTCGAGGCCATCGCCGCCGGCATCCGCGTGGTCGTGACCATCGCCGAGGGGGTGCCGGTGCATGACGCCCTCAAGCTCAAGGCCATCGCCGCCGCCGCCGGAGCGGTCTGGATCGGACCCTCCACCCCCGGCATGGCGCTGCCGGGAGTGGTGAAGCTCGGCTTCCTGCCGGACATCGCCCTTCGTCCCGGCGACTGGGCGCTGCTGACCAAGAGCGGAACGCTTTCCTACGAAGTGGGATACCGGCTCGCCGCCCGCGGCCTCGGGCAGAGCATCTGGATCGGCGTCGGCGGCGATGTGGTCAAGGGCGTGCGCTTCGCCGACCTGGTCGAGCCCCTGGCGCAGCACGCATCGTCCCGCGGCATCCTGCTGGTCGGGGAGGTCGGCGGCACCGAGGAGGAAGAGTTCGCGGACGCCCTGATCCGCCATCGCTTCCAAAAGCCGGTGCTGACGCTCCTGGCCGGCCGCGAGAGCAAGCAGGGCGTCGCCATGGGGCATGCCGGCGCGCTCACCTTCGGCGAAACCGGCACGCTGCGCTCGAAGCGCGAGCGTCTGGAAGCCGCCGGCGCCGAGGTCTTCTTCTCGCTCGATGCGCTGGTGGCGCGCGCGGCAGCGCTCTCCCCATCGTCCAACCATGATCAATCCAAGGAGCACGCGCATGGCTGA
- a CDS encoding LysR substrate-binding domain-containing protein, which produces MKKPHRRLLPLNQLRAFEAAARHASFTKAAEELGVTQGAVSRHIRALEERLGFPLFSRTAQGLQLSHGSHVFALALEDAYGRIARATDNLIATHTHSVLTVRGYTTFFIRWLIPRLPQFQRLHPEIEVRLVAASDPVDFDRDAVDVGIRYGRGQWRHWSCDLLFLDELSPICSPDYLAQRDASSPEALLRGSTLLHHNLRPSDWAEWCRCAHVAEEQRDNLYFEDLSIVYECARANLGIAIGQRSYVEDDLMSGRLIEPFGTVLRRDLGYHLVTPLERADAPKIQVFRAWLAEASRRPAGAPGGLAQEEASVSSV; this is translated from the coding sequence ATGAAGAAGCCACATCGCCGTCTTCTGCCCCTGAACCAGCTGCGTGCGTTCGAGGCCGCGGCGCGCCACGCCAGCTTCACCAAGGCGGCCGAGGAACTCGGCGTCACGCAGGGCGCCGTGAGCCGGCACATCCGCGCCTTGGAGGAGAGGCTCGGCTTCCCCCTCTTCAGCCGCACCGCGCAGGGGCTCCAGCTCAGCCACGGCAGCCACGTCTTCGCCCTGGCGCTGGAGGACGCCTACGGGCGCATCGCGCGGGCGACCGACAATCTGATCGCCACCCACACCCATTCGGTGCTCACGGTGCGCGGCTACACCACATTCTTCATCCGCTGGCTGATCCCGCGCCTGCCGCAGTTCCAGCGGCTCCATCCGGAGATCGAGGTGCGCCTGGTGGCGGCCTCCGATCCGGTGGACTTCGACCGCGACGCGGTGGACGTCGGCATCCGCTACGGGCGTGGGCAATGGCGCCATTGGAGTTGCGACCTCCTGTTCCTCGACGAGCTCTCGCCCATCTGCAGCCCGGACTATCTCGCCCAGCGCGACGCCTCCTCGCCGGAGGCGCTGCTGCGCGGATCAACACTGCTGCACCACAACCTGCGCCCGTCGGACTGGGCCGAATGGTGCCGCTGCGCGCATGTCGCCGAGGAGCAGCGGGACAACCTCTACTTCGAGGACCTGAGCATCGTTTACGAATGCGCCCGGGCAAACCTCGGCATCGCCATCGGCCAGCGCTCCTACGTGGAGGACGACCTCATGAGCGGCCGGCTGATCGAGCCCTTCGGCACGGTGCTGCGGCGCGACCTCGGCTACCATCTCGTCACGCCTCTGGAGCGCGCGGACGCCCCCAAGATCCAGGTGTTCCGCGCCTGGCTCGCCGAAGCCTCACGCCGCCCGGCGGGGGCGCCGGGCGGCCTCGCTCAGGAGGAAGCCTCAGTATCCAGCGTGTAG
- a CDS encoding SDR family oxidoreductase: MADALTLLPATQSGSVAGSSPGRGAREGPRRALVVGASGLLGENLCRRIAATPGWHLTTLSRRPPTIGGGGHVALDLRARDDCLAHARAFADVTHVFFCARELSRGYGISVDANGEMLVNLLDALAEGAPSLAHVQLMHGLKWYGTHVGPVGLPARESDPAHADSSFYRRQQEELMRRSVRAGWSWSTIRPHFLCAFATGSPSNLVLMLGTYASVLRELGEDLWFPGSEAAFDAVTGCVDIDLVTSAMLWAASSRNCADNAFNIGNGDFFRWRDLWPKIAAAFGMRPGPVRPTDLPRFMADKGPAWDRIVACRGLRPLPFAGMADWHFAHNNVFGLGWDVVPSLVKAHRFGFHEVVDTEEMFARLFARYRAERILP, translated from the coding sequence ATGGCCGACGCCCTGACCTTGCTCCCCGCCACGCAGTCGGGCTCCGTCGCCGGGTCCTCCCCCGGGAGAGGGGCGCGGGAGGGGCCGCGGCGCGCCCTGGTGGTGGGCGCCTCGGGTCTGCTCGGGGAAAACCTCTGCCGGCGGATCGCCGCGACCCCCGGATGGCATCTGACCACCCTGTCGCGCCGCCCGCCCACCATCGGCGGCGGCGGGCATGTGGCGCTGGACCTGAGAGCGCGCGACGACTGCCTGGCGCATGCCCGCGCCTTCGCGGACGTCACCCACGTCTTCTTCTGCGCGCGCGAGCTGTCCCGGGGCTACGGCATCAGTGTCGACGCCAATGGCGAGATGCTGGTCAACCTGCTCGACGCGCTCGCCGAAGGGGCGCCGTCGCTGGCGCACGTGCAGCTGATGCACGGGCTGAAATGGTATGGCACCCATGTGGGCCCGGTCGGCCTTCCCGCGCGGGAATCCGATCCGGCGCATGCGGATTCGAGCTTCTACCGGCGCCAGCAGGAGGAGCTGATGCGCCGCTCGGTGCGCGCCGGCTGGAGCTGGTCCACCATCCGCCCGCACTTCCTGTGCGCCTTCGCCACCGGCAGCCCGAGCAACCTCGTCCTGATGCTGGGGACCTATGCCAGCGTGCTGCGGGAGCTGGGCGAGGACCTGTGGTTTCCCGGCTCCGAGGCGGCGTTCGATGCGGTGACTGGGTGCGTCGACATCGATCTCGTCACCTCCGCCATGCTGTGGGCCGCCTCGTCCCGCAATTGCGCCGACAACGCCTTCAACATCGGCAACGGCGACTTTTTCCGATGGCGGGACCTGTGGCCCAAGATCGCCGCGGCGTTCGGGATGCGGCCGGGGCCGGTGCGGCCGACGGACCTGCCCCGTTTCATGGCCGACAAGGGTCCGGCCTGGGACCGGATCGTCGCCTGCCGGGGCCTGAGGCCGTTGCCCTTCGCCGGGATGGCCGATTGGCACTTCGCCCACAACAACGTGTTCGGCCTCGGCTGGGACGTGGTCCCGTCCCTCGTGAAGGCGCATCGCTTCGGGTTCCACGAGGTGGTCGACACCGAGGAGATGTTCGCGCGCCTGTTCGCGCGTTATCGCGCAGAGAGGATCCTGCCATGA
- a CDS encoding aldehyde dehydrogenase family protein: protein MTAAQVPPPAAAGEVHRVRALVGGAHMDGEGTFWTVDPYCQTPFAEVAQAGPRETAAAVAAARAAAAGAAASPARERAALLRRAAAAIEARSEALARTMARETGKAIRDARREVARCPATLELCAEEAVRIEGAHVPMEATDTGAGKLGVVLRFPLGVVAAITPYNAPLNLVCHKIGPALAAGNAVVLKPAVQASATVAALVEAFQAADLPDGWLNVIYGDAAGRHLVESPGIDAVSFTGSTAVGARIRAAVPLKPVVLELGGNGFTIVHHDADMEAAAGLCAANAMRLAGQSCISVQNVCVSRPVFERFAALLLTQVDRLKVGDPMDVDTDVGPVISEAAAEAITARVAAAAKTGAQILRGGGRKAALVEPTVLRLETARGPTFDEEVFGPVVNLVAYDDLCEPVSWVNGGRYGLQAGVFSGSLAVGMSLARALRVGGVILNGSSTWRSDQAPYGGVKDSGSGREGPRYAIRDMTEERFIVINH from the coding sequence ATGACGGCAGCTCAGGTGCCGCCGCCGGCCGCGGCGGGGGAGGTGCATCGCGTGCGGGCCCTGGTCGGCGGTGCGCACATGGATGGCGAGGGAACCTTCTGGACGGTGGACCCCTATTGCCAGACGCCGTTCGCCGAAGTGGCGCAGGCGGGACCGCGCGAGACGGCCGCGGCCGTCGCGGCGGCGCGGGCGGCGGCTGCGGGGGCCGCCGCCTCGCCCGCTCGCGAGCGGGCGGCGCTGCTGCGACGCGCCGCGGCCGCCATCGAGGCGAGGAGCGAAGCCCTCGCCCGCACCATGGCGCGCGAAACCGGCAAGGCGATCCGCGATGCCCGCCGCGAGGTGGCGCGCTGCCCCGCCACCCTGGAGCTGTGCGCAGAGGAGGCCGTGCGCATCGAGGGCGCCCACGTCCCCATGGAGGCGACCGATACGGGAGCGGGGAAGCTCGGCGTGGTCCTGCGCTTCCCGCTCGGCGTGGTGGCGGCGATCACGCCCTATAACGCCCCGCTCAACCTGGTCTGCCACAAGATCGGGCCGGCCCTCGCCGCCGGCAACGCAGTGGTGCTCAAGCCCGCGGTGCAGGCGTCGGCCACGGTGGCGGCGCTGGTGGAGGCGTTCCAGGCGGCCGACCTGCCCGACGGCTGGCTGAACGTGATCTACGGTGACGCGGCCGGCCGCCACCTGGTGGAATCGCCCGGCATCGACGCGGTGTCCTTCACCGGGTCGACCGCCGTCGGCGCACGCATCCGAGCCGCCGTGCCCCTGAAGCCGGTGGTGCTGGAGCTTGGTGGCAACGGCTTCACCATCGTGCACCACGACGCCGATATGGAGGCCGCCGCCGGCCTGTGCGCCGCGAACGCCATGCGCCTCGCCGGCCAGAGCTGCATCTCGGTGCAGAACGTATGCGTCTCGCGCCCGGTCTTCGAGCGCTTCGCGGCGCTGCTGCTCACCCAGGTGGACCGGCTGAAGGTCGGCGACCCCATGGACGTGGACACGGATGTGGGACCGGTGATCTCGGAGGCGGCGGCCGAGGCCATCACCGCGCGGGTCGCTGCGGCGGCGAAGACGGGCGCGCAGATCCTGCGGGGCGGCGGGCGCAAGGCGGCGCTGGTGGAGCCCACGGTGCTGCGCCTCGAAACCGCCCGAGGACCGACCTTCGACGAGGAGGTGTTCGGCCCCGTGGTGAACCTCGTCGCCTACGACGACCTCTGCGAGCCCGTGTCCTGGGTCAACGGCGGGCGCTACGGGCTGCAGGCCGGCGTGTTCTCCGGATCGCTGGCGGTGGGCATGTCGCTCGCGCGGGCGCTGCGGGTTGGCGGCGTGATCCTGAACGGCTCCTCCACCTGGCGTTCGGATCAGGCGCCCTACGGCGGCGTGAAGGACAGTGGCTCGGGCCGCGAGGGCCCGCGCTACGCCATCCGGGACATGACCGAAGAGCGGTTCATCGTCATCAATCATTGA
- a CDS encoding sugar phosphate isomerase/epimerase family protein — protein MSGHVRPPFTCPRLSTTTSTFGGALDGKLRAIAAAGFGQTEFWPKDLFEHPDGPDAAMTQLRACGLGISAYQALRNYEGAPPEQRARTLGIATQMMDQMALLGADLLVVASNTAEAASPDLARAADDLAYLGDLARARGLRIAYEPIAWGRHVRSCADGWRVVRAADHPQVGLLLDSFHSFILGTPLEILSDIDGDKIFLVELSDFARSALPAIEVARHYRLFPGEGGSNVAEFVRRVQGTGYAGCYSVEVFNAYYRTCDPAQVALRAMTSTQSALAAIAPELFVP, from the coding sequence ATGAGCGGGCACGTCCGACCGCCATTCACCTGCCCGCGGCTGAGCACCACCACGTCGACCTTCGGCGGTGCGCTCGACGGGAAGCTGCGGGCCATCGCGGCAGCGGGCTTCGGACAGACCGAGTTCTGGCCGAAGGACCTGTTTGAGCACCCCGACGGCCCGGATGCCGCGATGACGCAGCTTCGGGCATGCGGGCTCGGCATTTCGGCCTATCAGGCGCTCCGCAACTACGAGGGGGCGCCGCCCGAGCAGCGCGCGCGCACACTCGGCATCGCCACGCAGATGATGGACCAGATGGCCCTGCTCGGGGCGGATCTCCTGGTCGTCGCGTCGAACACCGCCGAGGCGGCGAGCCCGGATCTCGCCCGCGCCGCGGACGACCTCGCCTACCTCGGCGATCTTGCCCGCGCCCGTGGCCTTCGCATCGCCTATGAGCCCATCGCCTGGGGGCGCCATGTGCGCAGCTGCGCGGACGGGTGGCGGGTGGTGCGCGCGGCGGATCATCCACAGGTGGGGCTGCTGCTCGATTCCTTCCACAGCTTCATCCTCGGCACGCCGCTCGAAATCCTGTCCGACATTGACGGGGACAAGATCTTCCTGGTGGAATTGTCCGATTTCGCGCGCAGCGCGCTGCCGGCGATCGAGGTGGCCCGCCACTATCGGCTGTTTCCGGGCGAGGGCGGCTCGAATGTCGCGGAGTTCGTCCGGCGGGTGCAGGGCACCGGATATGCCGGATGCTACTCGGTGGAGGTCTTCAACGCCTACTATCGCACGTGCGATCCGGCGCAGGTCGCGCTGCGGGCGATGACGAGCACGCAATCCGCCCTCGCCGCAATTGCCCCCGAACTGTTTGTCCCGTGA